The proteins below come from a single Oncorhynchus keta strain PuntledgeMale-10-30-2019 chromosome 1, Oket_V2, whole genome shotgun sequence genomic window:
- the LOC118392178 gene encoding proteasome subunit beta type-5-like, whose product MALASVLQSESVDFSNYGRQRHGFASGLYEAELGLESVGEDRLSFALSTSCSNGDGPDRKIEFLHGTTTLAFKFQHGVIVAVDSRATAGSYIASQTVKKVIEINPYLLGTMAGGAADCSFWERLLARQCRVYELRNKERISVAAASKLLANMVYQYKGMGLSMGTMVCGWDKTGPGLYYVDSEGNRVCGDLFAVGSGSMYAYGIVDSGLKQKDLTVEEACDLGRRAIYQATYRDAYSGGQVNLYHVHSEGWTRVSQSDVLMLHQQYQAEKA is encoded by the exons ATGGCGCTTGCTAGTGTGTTGCAGAGTGAGTCAGTAGATTTTTCCAACTATGGTCGCCAGCGTCATGGCTTCGCCAGTGGTTTGTATGAAGCAGAGTTGGGTTTGGAGTCTGTTGGAGAAGATCGACTCTCTTTTGCTCTGAGCACCTCGTGCTCTAACGGAGATGGACCAGATAGAAAGATTGAATTCCTTCATGGCACAACCACATTAGCCTTCAAA TTCCAGCATGGTGTCATTGTGGCTGTGGACTCCAGAGCCACAGCTGGCTCCTACATCGCCTCCCAGACAGTGAAGAAGGTAATAGAGATCAACCCCTACCTGCTGGGCACCATGGCTGGAGGTGCAGCTGACTGCAGTTTCTGGGAGCGCTTGCTGGCCCGCCAGTGCCGCGTCTACGAGCTCCGCAACAAGGAACGCATCTCAGTGGCAGCCGCCTCAAAACTGCTGGCCAACATGGTGTACCAGTACAAAGGCATGGGCCTTAGCATGGGAACCATGGTGTGTGGCTGGGACAAGACTGGACCAG GTCTCTACTACGTGGACTCTGAGGGGAACCGTGTGTGTGGGGACCTGTTTGCAGTGGGCTCTGGCTCCATGTATGCGTATGGCATCGTGGACAGCGGTCTGAAGCAGAAGGACCTGACAGTGGAGGAGGCCTGTGATCTGGGTCGCAGGGCCATCTATCAGGCCACATACCGTGATGCCTACAGTGGAGGACAGGTCAACCTCTACCATGTCCACAGTGAGGGCTGGACCAGAGTGTCCCAGTCAGATGTCCTAATGCTGCACCAACAGTACCAGGCAGAGAAGGCATAG
- the LOC118395844 gene encoding proteasome subunit beta type-11-like translates to MSHGTTTLAFMFQGGVIAAADTRSSCNGLVACPASQKILPVHSHLVGTTSGTSADCALWKRILARELRLYQLRHGRRLSTAGAAKLLAHMLHPFKGTELCVAATLCGWDGVLSGPSLYYVCSDGTRLQGALFSVGSGSPYAYSVLDGGVRWGLTVEEAISLAREAVYRATHRDAYSGNCVDVYHITSHGWTRRDREELREEYYREKERERVKVKERREKQEGVEDGQSSGRKK, encoded by the exons ATGTCTCATGGCACCACCACCCTGGCCTTCATGTTCCAGGGGGGAGTGATAGCTGCAGCAGACACACGGTCCAGCTGCAATGGGCTGGTTGCCTGCCCAGCCTCGCAGAAGATCCTGCCTGTCCACTCCCACTTGGTGGGCACCACCTCGGGCACATCTGCCGACTGTGCCCTATGGAAGAGGATACTGGCTCGGGAGCTCCGGCTTTACCAGCTCCGCCATGGCAGAAGGCTGTCCACAGCTGGCGCTGCCAAGCTACTAGCCCACATGCTGCACCCGTTTAAGGGCACTGAACTGTGTGTGGCAGCCACTCTGTGTGGTTGGGACGGAG TGCTCTCTGGCCCCAGCTTGTACTACGTCTGCAGTGACGGGACTCGCCTGCAGGGAGCGCTGTTCTCTGTGGGCTCTGGCTCGCCCTATGCCTACTCTGTGCTGGATGGAGGGGTACGGTGGGGGCTGACGGTGGAGGAGGCCATCTCACTGGCCAGAGAGGCTGTGTACAGGGCCACACACAGGGATGCATACTCTGGGAACTGTGTGGATGTGTACCATATCACCTCACATGGGTGGACTCGCAGGGACAGAGAGGAATTGAGAGAGGAGTAttacagagagaaggagagagaaagagtgaaggtgaaggaaaggagggagaaacaggaaggAGTGGAAGATGGGCAGAGCAGTGGTAGAAAGAAGTGA